One window from the genome of Thermus sediminis encodes:
- a CDS encoding 2-oxo acid dehydrogenase subunit E2, which translates to MELRIPELGDNVALATVVGVLVKEGDQVAPGQPLLELETDKAVMEVPAEAGGVVRRVLVKVGDEVRPGQTFLELEAEAVPASPEEAAPQREALPEEVPEGKAPRQPPAAVPAPAKPQEAPRLVPAAPSVRRLARELGVEIREVRGTGLAGRITAEDVRRAAAQVLAPAAPEAPPPTPRLPDFSRWGPVRAEPMGGVRKATMRAMAQAWAQVPMVTHFDEADITDLEALRKAYAKRAEEGGFRLTLTAFLLKALALTLKAFPKFNASLDAERQEVIYKDYVHIGVAVDTPHGLLVPVIRDVDKKGVLALAKALQEISERARERKLTPEEMQGGTFSLSNLGGIGGTGFTPIVNWPEVAILGVSRSQMKPVWDAEKEAFLPRLYMPFSLTYDHRVIDGAEAARFCRHLAGLLEDPLGLALA; encoded by the coding sequence ATGGAGCTCAGGATTCCCGAACTGGGCGACAACGTGGCCCTGGCCACGGTGGTGGGGGTTCTGGTCAAGGAGGGGGACCAGGTGGCCCCCGGCCAGCCCCTTTTGGAGCTAGAGACGGACAAGGCGGTCATGGAGGTGCCCGCCGAGGCGGGCGGGGTGGTGCGGCGGGTCCTGGTCAAGGTGGGGGACGAGGTCCGGCCGGGCCAAACCTTCTTGGAGCTGGAGGCCGAAGCCGTTCCCGCAAGCCCTGAAGAAGCGGCGCCCCAAAGGGAGGCGCTACCCGAAGAGGTCCCCGAGGGGAAGGCCCCTCGCCAGCCTCCGGCGGCCGTTCCCGCCCCTGCCAAACCCCAGGAGGCCCCCCGCCTCGTCCCCGCTGCCCCCTCGGTTAGGCGGCTGGCCCGGGAGCTGGGGGTGGAGATAAGGGAGGTCCGGGGTACGGGGCTTGCCGGCCGCATCACCGCGGAGGACGTGCGCCGGGCGGCGGCCCAGGTCCTGGCCCCGGCGGCCCCCGAGGCCCCACCCCCTACGCCCAGGCTCCCCGACTTCAGCCGGTGGGGCCCGGTGCGCGCCGAGCCCATGGGCGGCGTGCGGAAGGCCACCATGAGGGCCATGGCCCAGGCCTGGGCCCAGGTGCCCATGGTCACCCACTTTGACGAGGCGGACATCACCGACCTCGAGGCCTTGCGCAAGGCTTACGCCAAGAGGGCAGAGGAGGGGGGTTTCCGCCTCACCCTGACCGCTTTCCTGCTCAAGGCCCTGGCCCTTACCCTCAAGGCCTTCCCCAAGTTCAACGCCTCCCTTGACGCGGAGAGGCAGGAGGTCATCTACAAGGACTACGTCCACATCGGCGTGGCCGTGGACACCCCCCATGGCCTCCTGGTCCCCGTGATCCGGGACGTGGACAAAAAGGGAGTCCTGGCCCTGGCCAAGGCGCTCCAGGAGATCTCCGAAAGGGCCCGGGAGCGGAAGCTCACCCCGGAGGAGATGCAGGGGGGCACCTTCAGCCTCTCCAACCTGGGAGGGATTGGGGGGACGGGCTTCACCCCCATCGTCAACTGGCCCGAGGTGGCCATCCTGGGGGTCTCCCGCTCCCAGATGAAGCCCGTTTGGGATGCGGAGAAGGAGGCCTTTTTGCCCAGGCTCTACATGCCCTTCAGCCTCACCTACGACCACCGCGTCATCGACGGGGCCGAGGCCGCCCGCTTCTGCCGCCACCTGGCCGGGCTTCTGGAAGACCCCTTGGGCCTGGCCTTGGCGTAG
- the hemC gene encoding hydroxymethylbilane synthase — translation MRVIVVGTRGSALALAQTRWVVERLKESWPEAEFKVKTVRTRGDQGADPKEQAIFVKELQEALLSREIDIAVHSLKDLPTEEPKGLKIAAIPRRQDPRDTFLGKAFKRLEDLPKGAVVGTSSIRRKAQLLAHRPDLLVKDLRGNVDTRLAALGGGEYDAIVLAAAGLIRLDLRNRIDQFLEPEVMLPAPGQGALALEVRQGDDLAEELSYALHHHASHDRVRAERAFLRGLGAGCLAPVGALAQVGEDGTLLLEGGLFSPDGKSFIRAEIEGEASEAEELGLELAQDILDQGGREIMALTRPL, via the coding sequence ATGCGCGTCATCGTGGTGGGAACCCGGGGTAGCGCCTTGGCCCTGGCCCAGACCCGGTGGGTGGTGGAGCGCCTCAAGGAGAGCTGGCCCGAGGCCGAGTTCAAGGTGAAGACCGTGAGGACCCGGGGGGACCAGGGAGCAGACCCCAAGGAGCAGGCCATCTTCGTCAAGGAGCTTCAGGAGGCCCTCCTTTCCCGGGAAATCGACATCGCCGTCCACTCCCTGAAGGACCTTCCCACCGAGGAGCCCAAAGGCCTCAAGATCGCCGCCATCCCCAGGCGCCAAGACCCCAGGGATACCTTCCTGGGCAAGGCCTTTAAGCGCCTGGAGGACCTCCCCAAGGGGGCGGTGGTGGGCACCAGCTCCATCAGGCGCAAGGCCCAGCTCCTCGCCCACCGCCCGGACCTTTTGGTCAAGGACCTCCGGGGCAATGTGGACACCCGCTTGGCGGCCCTGGGGGGCGGGGAGTACGACGCCATCGTCCTGGCGGCGGCGGGGCTCATCAGGCTGGACTTAAGGAACCGCATAGACCAGTTCCTGGAGCCCGAGGTCATGCTCCCCGCCCCGGGGCAGGGGGCCTTGGCCCTGGAGGTGCGCCAGGGGGACGATTTGGCGGAGGAGCTCAGCTACGCCCTGCACCACCACGCCTCCCACGACCGGGTGCGGGCGGAGCGGGCCTTCCTCAGGGGCCTTGGGGCAGGGTGCCTGGCCCCCGTGGGAGCCTTGGCCCAGGTGGGCGAGGACGGCACCCTGCTCCTGGAGGGGGGGCTCTTTTCCCCCGACGGCAAGAGCTTCATCCGGGCGGAGATAGAGGGAGAGGCCTCTGAAGCGGAGGAGCTAGGTCTGGAGCTGGCCCAGGACATCCTGGACCAGGGGGGGCGGGAGATTATGGCCCTAACCCGACCGCTTTAG
- the perR gene encoding manganese-dependent transcriptional regulator PerR: MALKRLTRQRRAVLQVVQRAHHHPDAAWIYQEVRKSVPRVSLATVYRTLEALVAEGYLVPITKAGEATRYDANLHPHLHLVCEGCGGIVDLEVPLPDLLGPAQKAHPGVEVRGVEVTYRGLCPRCKAAPKG; this comes from the coding sequence ATGGCGCTGAAGCGCTTGACCCGCCAGCGTAGGGCTGTCCTCCAGGTGGTGCAAAGGGCCCACCACCACCCGGATGCCGCCTGGATCTACCAGGAGGTGCGCAAGAGCGTGCCCCGGGTCAGCCTGGCCACCGTCTACCGCACCCTCGAGGCCCTGGTGGCGGAAGGTTACCTCGTCCCCATCACCAAGGCGGGGGAGGCCACCCGGTACGACGCCAACCTCCATCCCCACCTCCACCTCGTCTGCGAGGGGTGCGGGGGCATCGTGGACCTGGAGGTGCCCCTCCCCGACCTCTTAGGCCCCGCCCAGAAGGCCCACCCCGGGGTGGAGGTGCGGGGTGTGGAGGTGACCTATAGGGGCCTCTGCCCCCGGTGCAAGGCGGCTCCCAAAGGATAG
- a CDS encoding bifunctional folylpolyglutamate synthase/dihydrofolate synthase: protein MDPLAWLYARQEVVTPGLERIWALLTRLGHPEEAYPAVLVGGTNGKGSVARTLAALLEEAGLRVGLYTSPHLVEFSERIQVSGRPIPEGRLKALLEEVRPHAEVLGASFFEIATATALLHFAREGVEFAVLEVGLGGRLDATNAAEPLLSVVTNIGHDHLEVLGPTLKDVAREKAGIFRMGVPALTAARGEGLLALREEAQARGAPLWVLGEDFQVEGVKPFSKGLGFTLRLPKTGEFRPLRTGLLGPHQAENLALSALSGRLLGASWEAVERGLLKAENPGRLQRLSHGRGELILDGAHNPEGAFALREALRFHGLLPAAFVLAFSREKDHAAMAEALRGLGPVVLTRYASPRSQDPRALLPLFPGAWLEEDSLRAIERAFGLAGRVVVAGSLYLVGEVLRGLRGLPPEERWQ, encoded by the coding sequence ATGGACCCCCTCGCCTGGCTCTACGCCCGCCAGGAGGTGGTGACCCCTGGCCTGGAGCGCATCTGGGCCCTCCTCACCCGCCTGGGCCACCCGGAGGAGGCCTACCCCGCCGTTCTCGTGGGGGGGACCAACGGCAAGGGGAGCGTAGCCCGGACCCTGGCCGCCCTCCTGGAGGAGGCGGGGCTAAGGGTGGGGCTTTACACCAGCCCCCACCTGGTGGAGTTTTCCGAGCGCATCCAGGTTTCCGGCAGGCCCATTCCCGAAGGGAGGCTAAAGGCCCTCCTCGAGGAGGTCCGGCCCCACGCCGAGGTCCTGGGGGCGAGCTTCTTTGAGATCGCCACCGCCACCGCCCTCCTCCACTTCGCCCGGGAGGGGGTGGAGTTCGCCGTCCTGGAGGTGGGCCTGGGCGGCCGGCTGGACGCCACCAACGCCGCCGAGCCCCTGCTCTCCGTGGTCACCAACATCGGCCACGACCACCTGGAGGTCCTGGGCCCCACCCTAAAGGACGTGGCCCGGGAGAAGGCGGGGATCTTCCGAATGGGCGTCCCCGCCCTCACCGCCGCTAGGGGGGAGGGGCTTCTGGCCCTTCGCGAGGAGGCCCAAGCCCGGGGAGCCCCCCTTTGGGTCCTGGGGGAGGATTTCCAGGTGGAGGGGGTAAAGCCCTTTTCCAAAGGGCTTGGCTTCACCCTGCGCCTTCCCAAGACGGGGGAGTTCCGCCCTCTGAGGACGGGCCTCCTCGGCCCCCACCAGGCGGAGAACCTGGCCCTTTCGGCCCTTTCGGGCCGCCTCCTTGGGGCCTCCTGGGAGGCGGTGGAACGGGGCCTCCTCAAGGCGGAAAACCCCGGGCGGCTCCAGCGCCTCTCCCATGGGCGAGGGGAGCTCATCCTGGACGGGGCCCACAACCCCGAAGGGGCCTTTGCCCTGAGGGAGGCCCTCCGCTTCCACGGGCTTCTCCCCGCCGCTTTTGTCCTCGCCTTCTCCCGGGAGAAGGACCACGCCGCCATGGCCGAGGCCCTGAGGGGCCTGGGCCCCGTGGTCCTCACCCGCTACGCCTCCCCCCGAAGCCAGGACCCGAGGGCCCTCCTTCCCCTCTTTCCCGGGGCCTGGTTGGAGGAAGACTCCCTCCGGGCCATAGAGCGGGCCTTTGGGCTTGCGGGGCGGGTGGTGGTGGCGGGAAGCCTCTACCTGGTGGGGGAGGTCCTCCGGGGCCTGAGGGGCCTCCCCCCGGAGGAGCGGTGGCAGTAG
- a CDS encoding tetratricopeptide repeat protein: MLRTLGGLRLEGTSFSKRKPLILAAFLALEGPKSRRYLQELFWPRAEDPQNSLSVALSQLKRAGVGVAGGEVLEARVACDALLLKEALGRGQLEEARALYRGRFLEGADEDLSEELEEWVWSTREALAQALYEAHRKETEKRFALGLKEEGEALLRKVLALPGVAEVAEEEPERRPLPEEVRLAFYGLAFLGPVRAGEVLRVSADSLEILWRRGLLTPTGEPTFLPPPTLEARRVALELARRLPLSEAAPYYRLSLPLWQEGDASRGKRALLDLARREVEENPREALALLQDLAPDPEVLLLRARALERLGRYAEALALLEEVPEDPRKSALKGVLCFRMGEKTRAREEAEKALQGDPYSQGEGWNLLGLLLLGEGRFQEAAEAFSRAAVRFLLSGERVRHLGALGNRAVALAELGQGEEAFQEVLEATEGHPLLQARFLLNLGVVKERQGLSQEAEGLYQRALALAEGVGNLEAVGRAWNNLGALYHRQRRKEEAQAAYEKALELARQAGERLLLAAALANWAELRGDRAALEEAIRVLEEAGHQALAQRYRARLGEA; this comes from the coding sequence GTGCTCCGCACCCTTGGGGGGCTCAGGCTGGAGGGGACTTCCTTTAGCAAGAGGAAGCCCCTCATCCTAGCGGCCTTTCTGGCCCTCGAGGGCCCCAAGTCCCGCCGCTACCTCCAAGAGCTCTTCTGGCCCCGGGCCGAGGACCCCCAGAACAGCCTCTCCGTGGCCCTTTCCCAGCTCAAGCGGGCCGGGGTGGGGGTCGCTGGGGGCGAGGTCCTGGAGGCCCGGGTGGCCTGCGACGCCCTCCTCCTCAAGGAGGCCCTGGGCCGAGGCCAGTTGGAGGAGGCCCGGGCCCTTTACCGGGGCCGGTTTCTGGAGGGGGCGGACGAGGACCTTTCCGAGGAACTGGAGGAATGGGTTTGGTCCACGCGGGAGGCCTTGGCCCAGGCCCTGTACGAAGCCCACCGCAAGGAGACCGAGAAACGCTTCGCCCTGGGGCTTAAGGAGGAGGGGGAGGCCCTTTTGCGGAAGGTACTCGCCCTGCCCGGGGTGGCCGAGGTGGCCGAGGAGGAGCCTGAACGCAGGCCCCTCCCTGAGGAGGTCCGCTTGGCCTTTTACGGGTTGGCCTTCCTAGGGCCGGTCCGGGCCGGTGAGGTCCTAAGGGTTAGCGCGGACTCCTTGGAAATACTCTGGCGAAGAGGACTCCTTACCCCCACGGGGGAGCCCACCTTCCTTCCCCCGCCCACCCTCGAGGCCCGCCGGGTGGCCTTGGAACTGGCCCGGAGGCTTCCCCTCTCCGAGGCCGCCCCTTACTACCGCTTAAGCCTTCCCCTCTGGCAGGAGGGGGATGCTTCCCGGGGGAAAAGGGCCCTTCTGGACCTGGCCCGCAGGGAGGTGGAGGAAAACCCCAGGGAGGCCTTGGCCCTTCTCCAGGACCTGGCCCCAGATCCCGAGGTCCTCCTCCTCAGGGCGCGGGCTCTAGAGCGCCTGGGGCGGTATGCCGAGGCCTTGGCCCTGTTGGAGGAGGTGCCCGAGGACCCAAGAAAAAGCGCCCTCAAAGGAGTTCTCTGCTTCCGTATGGGGGAGAAAACCAGGGCCAGGGAGGAGGCGGAGAAGGCCCTCCAGGGGGACCCTTACAGCCAGGGGGAGGGGTGGAACCTTCTGGGCCTCCTCCTCTTGGGGGAAGGGCGTTTCCAAGAGGCGGCCGAGGCCTTCAGCCGGGCAGCGGTGCGCTTCCTCCTCTCTGGGGAGCGGGTCCGCCACCTGGGGGCCTTGGGCAACCGGGCCGTGGCCCTGGCCGAGCTGGGCCAGGGAGAAGAGGCCTTCCAGGAGGTCCTCGAGGCTACGGAGGGCCATCCCCTCCTTCAGGCCCGCTTCCTCCTGAACCTAGGGGTGGTGAAGGAGCGCCAAGGCCTTTCCCAGGAGGCGGAAGGGCTATACCAGAGGGCCCTGGCCCTGGCGGAGGGGGTGGGGAACCTCGAGGCCGTGGGCCGGGCCTGGAACAACCTGGGGGCCCTCTACCACCGCCAAAGGAGGAAAGAGGAAGCCCAAGCGGCTTACGAGAAGGCCCTAGAACTGGCGCGACAGGCTGGGGAACGGCTTCTCCTGGCTGCAGCCCTGGCCAACTGGGCGGAGCTCCGGGGGGACCGGGCCGCCTTGGAGGAGGCCATAAGGGTCTTGGAGGAGGCAGGGCACCAGGCCCTGGCCCAGCGTTATCGGGCACGGCTAGGGGAAGCCTAG
- a CDS encoding LamG domain-containing protein → MNEGNGATQVQDTVTSPIFNHGMPKPGPVVAWPGFTGPTSVTGQMNGALYFPGSGATYVEVPSTPDLNLGYGSFYLEAYVAPVQCGPGFYYPILDKWDAASQNGYTFFLEGVGPGQVRAALRLGGATFTSSANFTANFQPPATGTWTRVAVKVDGGNGVFYVNGNPAGTFTAPSGSTTNTLPLWLGALHTPPSRLFHCEIGLDEVKIEKINPAFSTP, encoded by the coding sequence ATGAACGAAGGGAACGGGGCGACCCAGGTGCAGGACACGGTGACCAGCCCCATCTTCAACCACGGCATGCCCAAGCCTGGGCCTGTGGTGGCCTGGCCCGGCTTTACCGGGCCCACCTCGGTTACTGGTCAGATGAACGGGGCCCTCTACTTCCCAGGTAGCGGGGCCACTTACGTGGAGGTGCCCTCCACTCCCGACCTTAACCTGGGGTATGGGAGCTTCTACCTGGAGGCCTACGTAGCTCCCGTTCAGTGTGGGCCGGGATTTTACTACCCCATCCTGGACAAGTGGGACGCTGCTAGTCAGAATGGTTACACCTTCTTCCTGGAAGGGGTAGGGCCAGGGCAAGTGCGGGCAGCCCTCAGGCTTGGTGGAGCAACCTTTACCTCCAGCGCAAACTTCACCGCCAACTTCCAGCCCCCCGCCACGGGTACCTGGACCAGGGTGGCGGTAAAGGTAGACGGGGGGAACGGGGTTTTCTACGTGAATGGAAACCCGGCTGGTACCTTCACCGCCCCTTCTGGGAGCACCACCAACACCCTTCCCCTTTGGCTTGGCGCCCTGCACACTCCGCCCAGCAGGCTTTTCCACTGCGAGATCGGCCTGGACGAGGTAAAAATTGAAAAAATCAACCCGGCCTTCAGCACGCCTTAA
- a CDS encoding aminotransferase class I/II-fold pyridoxal phosphate-dependent enzyme — MSRVPEASVFLVVDEAKRRARERGLPLIDLSIGSTDLLPPKAPLEALKGALEDPSTYGYCLKSCTLPFLEEACRWYEGRYGIRLDPRREALALVGSQEGLAHLLLALTEPGDLLLLPAVAYPSYFGAARVASLETFYIPLREDGLADLSQVPEEVWRRARVLLLNYPNNPTGAVADWGYFEEALALAGRHGLWLVHDNPYVDQVYQGEVPSPLALPRGKERVVELFSLSKSYNLAGFRLGFALGNEEAMARLERVKGVIDFNQYAGILRMGVEALRTPREVLRGHARVYRDRALALAEALRGALDLLPPRATMYLWGRLPEGVDDLAFALGLVERGVALAPGRGFGPGGRGFVRLALVRPLEELLKAAQVLQEALTR; from the coding sequence ATGAGTAGGGTCCCGGAGGCCTCCGTCTTCCTAGTGGTGGACGAGGCCAAGCGGAGGGCCCGGGAGCGGGGCCTTCCCCTCATCGACCTCTCCATCGGCTCCACCGACCTCCTCCCCCCCAAGGCCCCCCTGGAGGCCCTAAAGGGGGCCCTCGAGGACCCCAGCACCTACGGCTACTGCCTCAAAAGCTGCACCCTCCCCTTCCTGGAAGAGGCCTGCCGCTGGTATGAGGGAAGGTACGGGATAAGGCTGGACCCCAGGCGGGAGGCCCTGGCCCTGGTGGGAAGCCAGGAGGGCCTGGCCCACCTCCTCCTGGCCCTCACCGAGCCAGGGGATCTCCTCCTCCTCCCCGCCGTGGCCTACCCCAGCTACTTCGGGGCCGCCCGGGTGGCCTCCCTGGAAACCTTCTACATCCCCCTGCGGGAGGACGGCCTGGCGGACCTCTCCCAGGTCCCGGAGGAGGTCTGGCGAAGGGCCCGGGTCCTCCTCCTCAACTACCCCAACAACCCCACGGGGGCCGTGGCCGACTGGGGCTACTTTGAGGAGGCCCTGGCCCTGGCGGGAAGGCACGGGCTCTGGCTGGTCCACGATAACCCCTACGTGGACCAGGTCTACCAGGGGGAGGTCCCCTCCCCCCTGGCCCTCCCCAGGGGGAAGGAGCGGGTGGTGGAGCTCTTCTCCCTCTCCAAAAGCTACAACCTGGCGGGCTTCCGCCTGGGCTTCGCCCTGGGGAACGAGGAGGCCATGGCCAGGCTGGAGCGGGTGAAGGGGGTCATAGACTTCAACCAGTACGCGGGCATCCTGCGCATGGGGGTGGAGGCCCTGAGGACCCCCAGGGAGGTCCTCCGGGGCCACGCTAGGGTCTACCGGGATCGGGCCCTGGCCCTGGCCGAGGCCCTAAGGGGGGCCCTGGACCTCCTTCCCCCCAGGGCCACCATGTACCTCTGGGGGAGGCTCCCCGAGGGGGTGGACGACCTGGCGTTCGCCCTGGGCCTGGTGGAACGGGGCGTAGCCCTGGCCCCCGGGCGGGGCTTCGGGCCCGGGGGCAGGGGCTTCGTGCGCCTCGCCCTGGTGCGGCCCCTGGAGGAGCTCCTAAAGGCCGCCCAGGTCCTCCAGGAGGCTCTCACCAGGTGA
- a CDS encoding M28 family metallopeptidase, with the protein MDAVKTVLALLHLPHRGSTTPMERQAFRRLKAFLEARGVVSEEIPFRGVPSYGWELLAISLLLALSPLSPLFPLLGALGFFLYFQGVRPWGFLLDRYPSQNLLAWKGEGERALVLMAHVDTAKTYFFYHPQRVKGFRRAFLLNAGLAFLAPLLAFTPLKWPLGLYFLLQAALLLHRELLAPYVEGSNDNGSGVALATALFLETKPPPGWRLSLALTGCEEVGALGAKALLPHLPPGALVLNLDNVGRGELFFAEGEGMLLYFPYRGPLLGAARKTPGARPLRYRLAYFDTLPLTQRGFPCLTLIRLEGGVPPDWHWPTDTFARLDEEALAQTLAYARSLLERVLLFPSPC; encoded by the coding sequence GTGGACGCGGTGAAAACGGTGCTGGCCCTCCTCCACCTCCCCCACCGGGGGAGCACCACCCCTATGGAGCGGCAAGCCTTCCGCCGCCTGAAGGCCTTTCTGGAGGCAAGGGGCGTGGTTTCCGAGGAGATTCCCTTCCGGGGAGTGCCCAGCTACGGGTGGGAGCTTCTGGCCATAAGCCTCCTCCTAGCCTTAAGCCCCCTTTCCCCCCTCTTCCCCCTCCTGGGAGCCTTGGGGTTTTTCCTCTACTTCCAGGGGGTGCGCCCCTGGGGCTTCCTCCTGGACCGCTACCCCTCCCAGAACCTCCTGGCCTGGAAGGGGGAAGGGGAAAGGGCCCTGGTGCTCATGGCCCACGTGGACACGGCCAAGACCTACTTCTTCTACCACCCCCAAAGGGTCAAGGGCTTCCGGCGGGCCTTTTTGCTGAACGCGGGCCTGGCCTTCCTGGCCCCCCTTCTCGCCTTCACTCCCCTGAAGTGGCCCCTAGGCCTCTACTTCCTCCTTCAGGCCGCCCTCCTCCTCCACCGGGAGCTCTTGGCCCCTTACGTGGAGGGCAGCAACGATAACGGGAGCGGGGTGGCCCTGGCCACCGCCCTCTTTCTGGAGACCAAGCCCCCTCCCGGGTGGCGCCTTAGCTTGGCCCTGACGGGGTGCGAGGAGGTGGGGGCCTTGGGGGCCAAGGCCCTCCTCCCCCACCTCCCCCCTGGCGCCCTGGTCCTCAACCTGGACAACGTGGGCCGAGGGGAGCTCTTCTTTGCGGAAGGGGAGGGGATGCTCCTTTACTTCCCCTATCGGGGGCCCCTCCTGGGGGCGGCGCGGAAGACCCCGGGGGCCAGGCCCCTCCGCTACCGCCTGGCCTACTTCGACACCCTGCCCCTCACGCAAAGGGGCTTCCCCTGCCTGACCCTAATCCGCCTCGAGGGGGGCGTCCCCCCGGACTGGCACTGGCCCACGGACACCTTCGCCCGCCTGGACGAAGAGGCCTTGGCCCAGACCCTGGCCTACGCCCGAAGCCTTCTGGAAAGGGTCTTACTGTTTCCTTCGCCCTGCTAG
- a CDS encoding GNAT family N-acetyltransferase: MWSFPPAFQGRYVALEPLALAHLPEFLARFDPEVYRYLSRGPKEATAEALAAHLEALLAEPGRVNWAIRPTPALLALRPFPGLVGRISVIAPDPENARLELGTMIFRPFWGSPANKEAKYLLLRQAFEALLAERVQFKVDLRNERSQRALEALGAVREGVLRRNRKLPDGTFRDDVVYSLLKEEWPGVKARLESRLYGPLGRP; this comes from the coding sequence ATGTGGTCCTTCCCCCCAGCCTTCCAGGGGCGGTACGTGGCCCTGGAGCCCCTTGCCCTGGCCCACCTGCCCGAGTTTCTGGCCCGGTTTGACCCCGAGGTCTACCGCTACCTGAGCCGGGGCCCCAAGGAGGCCACGGCGGAGGCCCTGGCGGCCCACCTGGAGGCCCTACTCGCCGAGCCCGGACGGGTCAACTGGGCCATCCGCCCCACGCCCGCCCTCCTGGCCCTGAGGCCCTTTCCCGGCCTGGTGGGCAGGATCTCGGTGATCGCCCCGGACCCGGAAAACGCCAGGCTGGAGCTGGGCACCATGATCTTCAGGCCCTTCTGGGGTAGCCCCGCCAACAAGGAGGCCAAGTACCTTCTTCTCCGCCAAGCCTTTGAGGCCCTCCTGGCGGAGCGGGTCCAGTTCAAGGTGGACCTGAGGAACGAAAGGAGCCAGAGGGCCTTGGAGGCCCTGGGGGCGGTGCGGGAGGGGGTCTTGAGGCGAAACCGCAAGCTTCCCGATGGCACCTTTCGCGACGACGTGGTCTATAGCCTCCTCAAGGAGGAATGGCCTGGGGTAAAGGCCCGGCTAGAGAGCAGGCTCTATGGACCCCTGGGCCGCCCTTAG
- a CDS encoding SLC13 family permease gives MDPWAALSLLIVLLTYLGLALGGFPGYRMNRAGVALVGASFLVLLGILDLEAAWEALDAHTLVFLFGVMVLNAQLSYAGFFALAVQGLLRLARTPLALLVLLTFGAGGLSALFLNDTMALLLTPLLLQIARFLGLNPTPYLLALMGAVNTGSLMTPTGNPQNILVASLSGISYLGFLGALWPVALFGLASQVLLLALLYPEVRSLRPLPPLRPVRARVHPALLRKGLLVTLALLLAFLLGYPMAQAALVAAGVLLFTRRLRSERFFLRVDWELLVMFAGLFMVTEGVRRLGLAEGLLSLAQSPLGLLLSATLLSLLLSNVPAVLLLAQGVEGEALWLLLAGGSTLAGNLTLLASVANLIVAEGAGKEGVRVGFGEHLRFGLPLTLLTLAFLYLWLT, from the coding sequence ATGGACCCCTGGGCCGCCCTTAGCCTCCTCATCGTCCTCCTCACCTACCTGGGCCTGGCCCTGGGGGGGTTTCCCGGCTACCGCATGAACCGGGCCGGGGTGGCCCTGGTGGGGGCAAGCTTTCTCGTCCTCCTGGGAATCCTGGACCTCGAGGCCGCCTGGGAGGCCCTGGACGCCCATACTCTGGTCTTCCTCTTCGGGGTCATGGTCCTGAACGCTCAGCTCTCCTACGCGGGCTTCTTCGCCCTGGCGGTCCAGGGGCTCTTGCGCCTGGCCAGGACCCCCTTGGCCCTCCTTGTCCTCCTCACCTTCGGGGCCGGGGGGCTTTCCGCCCTCTTCCTCAACGACACCATGGCCCTCCTCCTCACCCCCCTCCTCCTGCAGATTGCGCGCTTCCTCGGCCTGAACCCCACCCCCTACCTCCTCGCCCTCATGGGGGCGGTGAACACGGGAAGCCTCATGACCCCCACGGGCAACCCCCAGAACATCCTGGTGGCGAGCCTCTCGGGGATCTCCTACCTGGGCTTCCTGGGAGCGCTTTGGCCGGTGGCCCTCTTTGGCCTCGCCTCCCAGGTCCTCCTCCTCGCCCTCCTCTACCCCGAGGTCAGGAGCCTGAGGCCCCTCCCGCCCCTTCGCCCCGTGCGGGCCAGGGTCCACCCCGCCCTCCTCCGCAAGGGGCTCCTGGTGACCCTGGCCCTCCTTTTGGCCTTCCTCCTGGGCTACCCCATGGCCCAGGCGGCCCTGGTGGCGGCGGGGGTTCTCCTCTTCACCCGGAGGTTGCGCTCGGAGCGCTTTTTCCTCAGGGTGGACTGGGAGCTCCTCGTGATGTTCGCCGGCCTTTTCATGGTGACGGAGGGGGTGAGGCGGCTGGGGCTCGCCGAGGGGCTCCTTTCCCTGGCCCAGAGCCCCTTGGGGCTCCTCCTCTCCGCCACCCTCCTCTCCCTCCTCCTCTCCAACGTGCCCGCCGTCCTCCTCCTGGCCCAAGGCGTGGAGGGCGAGGCCCTTTGGCTCCTCCTCGCCGGGGGGAGCACCCTGGCGGGGAACCTCACGCTGCTTGCCAGCGTGGCCAACCTCATCGTGGCCGAGGGGGCGGGGAAGGAGGGGGTGAGGGTGGGCTTCGGGGAGCACCTCCGCTTCGGCCTCCCCCTAACTCTTCTCACCCTAGCCTTCCTCTACCTCTGGCTCACCTAA